The Brevinematales bacterium genome includes a window with the following:
- a CDS encoding sugar ABC transporter substrate-binding protein, which produces MTKYLWIIACIAMLSFTACDGKGGGGTNDTISDEYKLDETGDVVLTFLMWGTPEEKTAVYAVLKRFQTIQKEKGEPIGLKVIAVDSLSYSDKLQTMFAGGTYPDVFYLHIQDFFKYASKGNLAPLDDYTKEEDFNINDFYPQLIDAFTFEGTIYGVPKDWTSFVLYYNMDMFDKEGLAYPNSTWTWDDFLNAAKILTKDLNGDKKIDQYGFIIETWADWYQSWIMQNDGQIFDAKGNWVFSRGANVDKNAQAIQFVADLINVVGVAPSIDQSRQLGGGEAFMSGRVAMCMYGRWQMQKFKKVKDFKWNYAVLPQKAKKASTVVTVALSIAAQSPNKEAAWKLLKFVTSFEGQIFNAEAGTGVPSRISLVESDHYLKAPEVIKFQPQLAMKSSKDDPFIIQLAYGTFAPANPYWLEVRQKMDEQFDEVFLGKQQAKDVILRLDKIINDIIEPQAIENVEVSE; this is translated from the coding sequence ATGACCAAGTATTTATGGATAATCGCTTGTATAGCTATGCTATCTTTTACCGCATGCGACGGAAAGGGTGGCGGCGGAACAAACGATACGATTTCCGACGAGTATAAGCTGGACGAAACAGGGGATGTTGTCTTAACCTTCTTAATGTGGGGTACGCCGGAGGAGAAAACTGCGGTTTACGCTGTGTTAAAGCGTTTCCAGACTATTCAAAAAGAAAAGGGCGAACCCATAGGTTTGAAAGTGATAGCAGTTGATTCACTTTCCTACTCAGATAAATTACAGACGATGTTCGCGGGCGGTACTTATCCCGATGTGTTCTATTTGCATATTCAGGACTTCTTTAAATATGCGAGTAAGGGTAATCTGGCTCCGTTGGACGACTATACGAAAGAAGAAGATTTTAATATAAACGACTTCTATCCCCAATTGATAGACGCGTTCACGTTTGAAGGAACAATCTACGGCGTACCTAAGGACTGGACATCGTTCGTACTTTACTATAATATGGACATGTTTGATAAAGAGGGATTAGCCTATCCGAACAGTACTTGGACATGGGATGATTTCCTCAATGCGGCGAAAATCCTGACCAAAGATCTCAACGGTGATAAGAAAATTGACCAGTACGGGTTTATCATCGAAACTTGGGCCGACTGGTATCAGTCATGGATTATGCAGAATGACGGCCAGATATTCGACGCAAAAGGCAACTGGGTATTCTCACGCGGCGCTAACGTTGATAAAAACGCTCAGGCTATTCAGTTTGTCGCGGACCTTATCAATGTAGTCGGTGTAGCTCCCAGTATAGACCAGTCGAGACAGCTCGGCGGCGGTGAAGCCTTTATGTCGGGTCGCGTCGCTATGTGTATGTACGGCCGCTGGCAGATGCAGAAATTCAAAAAAGTTAAAGACTTTAAGTGGAATTATGCGGTACTGCCTCAAAAGGCGAAAAAAGCCTCGACTGTTGTGACAGTAGCGCTTTCTATCGCCGCGCAGTCTCCTAACAAAGAAGCGGCATGGAAACTTTTAAAGTTTGTCACCAGTTTTGAGGGGCAGATATTTAATGCGGAAGCCGGTACGGGTGTGCCGTCGAGAATATCCTTAGTAGAATCCGATCATTACCTGAAGGCGCCGGAAGTCATCAAGTTCCAGCCCCAGTTAGCGATGAAGAGTTCAAAGGATGACCCGTTTATCATCCAGTTGGCTTATGGAACATTTGCGCCTGCCAATCCCTATTGGCTTGAAGTACGCCAGAAAATGGATGAACAGTTTGACGAGGTATTCCTCGGCAAGCAGCAGGCAAAGGATGTTATCCTGCGACTTGATAAAATTATCAACGACATCATTGAGCCTCAGGCAATCGAGAATGTAGAAGTATCTGAATAG
- the lspA gene encoding signal peptidase II, with amino-acid sequence MQKKLDWKWIVFPAIALVAAAFDLITKQIVVSTLPPSQPVEFLGIFWRWTFIRNTGVVFGILSGLDVSWKPAMLVGTNLIVMTVVVLFYKNLSKYIRDGKPEIWGRTALMMILGGAIGNLVDRIINGSVVDFIDWGINPQARFFIFNVGDSFVVVGSILLAILFLFFEKKQDKVSTPETK; translated from the coding sequence ATGCAGAAGAAACTGGATTGGAAATGGATCGTTTTCCCGGCTATCGCGCTGGTCGCGGCGGCGTTCGACCTGATCACGAAGCAGATCGTCGTCAGCACGCTCCCGCCGTCGCAGCCCGTGGAGTTCCTCGGGATTTTCTGGCGGTGGACGTTTATCCGTAATACGGGGGTCGTGTTCGGTATCCTGAGCGGGCTCGACGTATCATGGAAACCCGCGATGCTGGTCGGAACCAACCTGATCGTGATGACGGTGGTCGTGCTGTTCTACAAGAACCTGTCGAAATATATCAGGGACGGCAAGCCGGAGATTTGGGGGCGCACCGCATTAATGATGATTTTGGGCGGCGCTATCGGTAATCTGGTCGACCGGATTATCAACGGGTCTGTGGTGGACTTCATCGACTGGGGTATCAACCCGCAGGCGCGGTTCTTTATCTTTAACGTCGGCGACTCGTTTGTCGTAGTGGGGAGTATCCTGCTCGCTATCCTGTTCCTGTTCTTCGAGAAGAAGCAGGATAAGGTGAGTACTCCTGAAACGAAATAG
- a CDS encoding flagellin translates to MIINHNLSAIFANRALKNDGLEMDKNIEKLSSGMRINKAGDDASGLAVSEKMRAQVRGLWRAVKNTEDAVSFIQTTEGYLQESTDILQRLRELSVQAANGIYDTTDRMMIQVEVSQMVDELDRIASHAQFNGLNMLTGRFAQPSIGNTPTASMWFHLGANMDQREQAFVGTMTAAALGMKNPVNNTIVSLSTPENANMSIGLIDVALTKVNKQRADLGAYQNRLEYTGKALMIGAENLQAAESRIRDTNMATEMSDFVKNQILTQAATAMLAQANQKPQLVLALLR, encoded by the coding sequence ATGATCATCAATCACAACCTCAGCGCAATCTTTGCCAATCGTGCGTTGAAAAATGATGGGCTCGAAATGGACAAGAACATCGAGAAGCTGTCTTCCGGAATGCGTATCAACAAAGCCGGCGACGATGCTTCAGGGTTGGCTGTCTCTGAGAAAATGCGTGCTCAGGTTCGCGGCTTATGGCGAGCTGTGAAAAACACTGAGGATGCCGTTTCCTTCATCCAGACTACCGAAGGTTATCTCCAGGAATCCACCGATATTTTACAGCGTCTTCGTGAACTTTCCGTTCAGGCTGCGAACGGTATCTACGACACTACCGATCGTATGATGATTCAAGTGGAAGTTTCCCAGATGGTGGACGAATTGGATCGTATCGCTTCCCATGCCCAGTTTAACGGTTTGAACATGCTGACCGGCCGTTTCGCTCAGCCGAGTATCGGAAACACTCCTACTGCGAGTATGTGGTTCCACCTCGGTGCGAATATGGACCAGAGAGAACAGGCCTTCGTCGGTACGATGACCGCCGCCGCTCTCGGTATGAAAAACCCGGTTAACAATACCATCGTAAGCCTCAGCACTCCTGAAAACGCGAATATGTCTATCGGTTTGATTGACGTTGCGTTGACCAAAGTGAATAAGCAGAGAGCGGATCTCGGTGCATACCAGAACCGTCTCGAATATACCGGTAAAGCTTTGATGATCGGTGCTGAAAACCTGCAGGCTGCCGAATCCCGCATTCGCGACACCAATATGGCTACTGAGATGAGTGATTTCGTAAAGAATCAGATACTCACTCAGGCCGCGACTGCTATGCTTGCTCAGGCTAATCAGAAGCCTCAGCTTGTTCTGGCTCTTCTGCGGTAG
- the lspA gene encoding signal peptidase II, translated as MANKFEWKNIIMPAIAVFAAAADLITKYLVTLNLTFHQPVRFLGDVWRWTYTHNPGITFGMLSNLDAAWRPVILVITALIALGVVIYFYLNLSKYIKDGRPQDVGRVALMAIIGGAFGNIIDRAYNGFVVDFIDWGLNDQIRWYTFNVGDACVVCGSITLAILFLFFEKKQKNIKSEPAEVKN; from the coding sequence ATGGCGAACAAATTTGAATGGAAGAATATTATTATGCCGGCCATAGCGGTTTTCGCGGCGGCGGCGGACCTGATTACGAAGTATCTCGTGACGCTGAATTTAACCTTCCATCAGCCCGTCCGTTTCCTCGGGGATGTGTGGCGATGGACATACACCCATAATCCGGGTATCACGTTCGGGATGCTCAGTAACTTGGACGCGGCGTGGAGGCCGGTCATTCTCGTGATAACCGCGCTCATCGCGCTCGGGGTAGTGATCTATTTTTACCTGAACCTGTCGAAGTATATCAAGGACGGCAGGCCGCAGGATGTCGGGCGTGTCGCGCTGATGGCGATTATCGGCGGGGCGTTCGGGAATATTATCGACCGCGCGTATAACGGGTTTGTGGTGGACTTCATCGACTGGGGGCTGAACGACCAGATCCGGTGGTACACGTTCAATGTCGGGGACGCGTGCGTCGTCTGCGGGAGTATTACTTTAGCGATACTGTTCCTGTTCTTCGAGAAGAAGCAGAAAAATATCAAGAGTGAACCGGCCGAAGTAAAAAACTAA
- the ileS gene encoding isoleucine--tRNA ligase, with protein MEYSKTVNLPDTPFSMKAGLTNLEPRFLAAWEKADIYTRQLESRKDAEVFILHDGPPYANGEIHIGHAVNKIFKDIIIKYKYLRGYKTPYVPGWDCHGLPIELKAMEQLGEGAKDMPVLKILGKCRDYANKYIKLQMEGFKRLGVFGEWDNPYLTLSKDYEASIMEAFGLLVEKGYIYRGLRPILWCPSCRTALAEAEVEYHDHTSPAIFVKFPVKGHKIPGLDGKAFVMIWTTTPWTLPANTGLSFHPEEEYAAYLLHGEYIILARKLADAVLSLHGYKADKEIPLSKKDLEGMDVRHPWIDRESKVVFGEHVTMDTGTGIVHTAPGHGMEDYFAGLAYHLPMLSPVDDEGRFTGEVPEWAGMKVGDANKEIIRFLDDKGLLYNREDISHSYPHCWRCKGPVIFRSKPQWFFKVSDKELSKSALGFLNSIKWFPEWGEERFRNMLDGRPDWCLSRQRKWGVPIPAFYCRKCGEAVIDKEIVKKVIPVIKAEGIEAWYKHETTDFLPGGYKCPKCGHTEFDKETDILDVWFDSGVSHFAVLDRRDTLHSPADIYLEGNDQYRGWFQSSMWMSVALKGRPPFKTVITHGMALDEQGRQMHKSLMNSVAPKVIYDKFGADVLRLWFVTEDPTHDPRIGDTMIQKSVDAYRKLRNTFRYLMGNLKKFDRANPMPYKDMMDIDKYALALLSGLTKRVGESFDGYEFFRGFRDIYNFCVIDMSNRYLDILKDRLYIYPADSREGRSGRTALSHILRSLMTMLAPILPFTMEEVFQKRYAAEPETMKESVHLQKWIDTPAEWDNPEIFRKFDDIMNMRDTVLKGLEELRSAGTIGNPMDAKVTVKPGNAEQKKLLDEYKDQLRYFFIVSQVFIADEIKNPTVEENGFAVLAEPAEGAKCDRCWNFSTHVGEDADHPTLCERCAPVVKSMPAAE; from the coding sequence ATGGAGTACTCAAAAACGGTGAATCTGCCCGATACACCGTTCAGCATGAAGGCCGGGCTGACCAATCTCGAGCCGCGTTTCCTCGCCGCATGGGAGAAAGCGGATATCTACACCCGCCAGTTGGAAAGCCGAAAAGACGCAGAAGTCTTTATTTTGCATGACGGACCGCCGTACGCTAACGGCGAGATTCATATCGGTCACGCAGTCAATAAAATTTTTAAAGATATTATTATTAAGTATAAATATCTCCGAGGATACAAGACCCCGTATGTCCCGGGATGGGACTGCCACGGGCTTCCTATCGAGCTCAAGGCGATGGAGCAGCTGGGCGAGGGCGCGAAGGATATGCCCGTCCTCAAAATACTCGGGAAATGCCGCGATTACGCGAACAAGTATATCAAGCTCCAGATGGAGGGATTCAAGCGCCTCGGGGTGTTCGGCGAATGGGACAACCCGTACCTGACGCTCTCGAAGGACTACGAGGCTTCCATCATGGAGGCGTTCGGCCTGCTGGTGGAGAAGGGATATATCTATCGCGGACTGCGACCCATCCTCTGGTGCCCGAGCTGCCGTACCGCGCTCGCCGAGGCGGAGGTCGAATACCACGACCACACCTCGCCCGCGATATTCGTCAAATTCCCCGTAAAGGGACATAAAATACCCGGCCTCGACGGGAAGGCGTTCGTGATGATATGGACGACTACTCCGTGGACGCTCCCCGCGAATACGGGATTGTCGTTCCACCCGGAGGAGGAGTACGCCGCGTACCTACTCCACGGCGAGTACATCATCCTCGCGCGGAAGCTCGCGGACGCGGTACTTTCCCTGCACGGTTACAAGGCCGATAAGGAAATCCCGCTATCCAAGAAGGACCTCGAAGGTATGGATGTCCGGCACCCGTGGATAGACCGCGAATCGAAGGTCGTGTTCGGCGAACATGTGACAATGGATACCGGTACGGGTATCGTGCATACGGCGCCCGGCCACGGTATGGAGGATTATTTCGCGGGTCTCGCGTACCATCTCCCGATGCTGTCCCCCGTGGACGACGAGGGGCGTTTTACCGGCGAGGTGCCCGAATGGGCTGGTATGAAGGTCGGCGACGCGAACAAGGAAATCATCAGGTTCCTCGACGATAAGGGACTCCTGTACAATAGAGAAGACATCAGCCATTCCTATCCGCATTGCTGGCGCTGTAAGGGGCCGGTCATTTTCCGGTCGAAGCCGCAATGGTTCTTCAAGGTGTCCGATAAGGAGCTGTCGAAGAGCGCGCTCGGTTTCCTGAACAGCATCAAGTGGTTCCCGGAGTGGGGCGAGGAACGTTTCCGTAATATGCTCGACGGGCGGCCGGACTGGTGCCTGTCCCGCCAGCGGAAATGGGGCGTGCCGATACCCGCGTTTTATTGCAGGAAGTGCGGCGAGGCGGTCATCGATAAGGAAATAGTGAAGAAAGTGATACCGGTCATCAAGGCCGAGGGCATCGAAGCGTGGTACAAGCATGAGACCACGGATTTCCTGCCCGGCGGTTATAAATGCCCCAAGTGCGGGCATACGGAGTTCGACAAGGAGACGGACATACTCGACGTATGGTTCGACTCCGGCGTGAGCCATTTCGCGGTGCTCGACCGGCGGGACACCCTGCACAGCCCCGCGGATATTTACCTCGAGGGCAACGACCAGTACCGGGGATGGTTCCAGTCGTCCATGTGGATGTCGGTCGCGCTCAAGGGCAGGCCGCCGTTCAAGACGGTCATCACCCACGGGATGGCTCTCGACGAGCAGGGCAGGCAGATGCACAAGAGTCTGATGAACTCGGTGGCGCCTAAGGTGATATACGACAAGTTCGGGGCCGACGTGCTCCGGCTGTGGTTCGTGACCGAGGACCCTACCCATGATCCGCGTATCGGGGACACCATGATCCAGAAGAGCGTGGACGCCTACCGTAAACTGCGGAATACGTTCCGCTATTTGATGGGCAACCTGAAGAAGTTCGACCGCGCGAACCCGATGCCGTATAAGGATATGATGGATATCGATAAATACGCGCTCGCGCTCCTGTCCGGCCTGACCAAACGGGTCGGGGAGTCTTTCGACGGGTACGAGTTCTTCCGGGGCTTCCGCGATATCTATAACTTCTGCGTCATCGATATGAGTAACCGTTACCTCGATATCCTGAAAGACAGGCTGTATATCTATCCCGCCGATTCCCGCGAGGGGCGTTCGGGACGTACCGCGTTGTCGCATATCCTACGTTCGCTGATGACCATGCTCGCGCCGATACTTCCCTTTACGATGGAGGAAGTGTTCCAGAAGCGCTACGCCGCCGAGCCGGAGACGATGAAGGAATCGGTGCATCTCCAGAAATGGATAGACACTCCCGCCGAATGGGACAACCCGGAAATATTCAGGAAGTTCGACGATATAATGAATATGCGCGACACGGTGCTGAAGGGTCTCGAGGAACTGCGTTCCGCCGGGACGATCGGCAATCCGATGGACGCGAAGGTCACTGTGAAGCCCGGGAACGCGGAGCAGAAAAAACTGCTCGATGAATATAAGGATCAGCTCAGGTATTTCTTTATCGTATCGCAGGTTTTTATCGCGGACGAGATTAAGAATCCCACGGTCGAGGAGAACGGGTTTGCCGTACTGGCGGAACCGGCGGAGGGCGCGAAATGCGACCGTTGCTGGAACTTCTCCACCCATGTCGGCGAGGATGCGGATCATCCCACGCTATGTGAACGCTGCGCCCCGGTCGTCAAATCGATGCCGGCCGCCGAATAG
- a CDS encoding flagellin: MIINHNISSVFANRQFKITEMNLNSDIEKLSSGLRINKAGDDASGLAVSEKMRTQIKGLYQAMRNTEDAVSFLQTAEGYLEETTQVLQRIRELSVQAGNGVYSTEDRSLINVEINQLVDEVNRIASQAQFNGMDIFLGRFSQPNVNAPASAGSAPIKEEEAGLWFHIGPNMNQKVQVFIGTMNAAALGLQQDKTLQVSAELPETANRSIGIIDQALSKVAKQRTDLGSYQNRFEKLFKGLYIAFENTQAAESRIRDTNMAEQMSEFVKNQILAQANVSMLAQANLKPQLVLRLLG, translated from the coding sequence ATGATCATCAATCACAATATCAGTTCTGTTTTCGCGAACAGACAATTCAAGATTACCGAAATGAACCTGAACTCCGACATCGAGAAGCTGTCTTCCGGCTTGAGAATCAACAAAGCCGGCGACGACGCTTCGGGTTTAGCGGTATCGGAAAAAATGCGGACTCAAATCAAAGGGCTTTATCAGGCCATGCGAAACACCGAAGACGCGGTCTCCTTCCTTCAGACTGCTGAAGGATACCTGGAAGAAACTACGCAAGTACTCCAGAGGATCCGCGAACTTTCCGTGCAGGCGGGAAACGGTGTCTACAGTACGGAGGATCGATCGCTTATCAACGTCGAAATCAACCAACTGGTAGACGAAGTCAACCGTATCGCTTCGCAGGCTCAGTTTAACGGTATGGATATTTTCCTCGGCCGCTTCTCCCAGCCTAACGTGAACGCTCCCGCTTCGGCAGGATCGGCTCCCATTAAGGAAGAGGAAGCGGGTCTGTGGTTCCATATCGGACCGAATATGAATCAAAAAGTTCAGGTATTTATCGGTACTATGAACGCGGCCGCCTTGGGACTCCAGCAGGATAAGACTCTGCAGGTTTCCGCGGAATTACCTGAAACTGCGAACCGTTCCATCGGTATCATCGACCAGGCGCTTTCAAAAGTGGCCAAACAGAGAACTGACCTGGGTTCCTATCAGAACCGTTTCGAGAAACTTTTCAAAGGCCTTTATATCGCTTTTGAGAATACTCAGGCGGCGGAATCCCGCATCAGAGATACCAATATGGCGGAGCAGATGAGTGAATTTGTGAAAAACCAGATTCTGGCGCAGGCCAATGTATCCATGCTGGCACAGGCAAATTTAAAGCCTCAGCTGGTGCTGAGGCTCCTTGGTTAG